In the genome of Microbacterium saperdae, one region contains:
- a CDS encoding PLP-dependent cysteine synthase family protein, with protein MTSWTSTAIALLEADANRSADTHLHLFPLPPEWGIDLYLKDESVHPTGSLKHRLARSLLLYGLVNGRIHEDTTLVESSSGSTAVSEAYFARMLGLPFVTVVPRSTSQEKIDLIEFYGGRCHFVDRAEDMSPEAQRLASDCHGHYLDQFTFAERATDWRGNNNIAESVFSQLAQERHPIPRWIVVGAGTGGTSATFGRYVKYRRHETQIAVVDPEGSAFYDGWKGTPDAPAGRPSRIEGIGRPRVEASFVPSVIDEMIQVPDAGSIAAIRLLRERTLHWAGGSTGTNLYGAFQLIAQMRAAGETGSVVTLICDSGIRYTGTYYSDEWVAGQGWDLAPHRARLDTFLESGVWVE; from the coding sequence ATGACCTCCTGGACCAGCACCGCGATCGCCCTGCTGGAGGCCGATGCGAACCGCAGTGCCGACACGCACCTGCACCTGTTCCCGCTGCCGCCCGAATGGGGCATCGACCTGTACCTGAAGGACGAGTCGGTGCATCCGACCGGTTCCCTCAAGCACCGGCTCGCCCGCTCGCTGCTGCTCTACGGCCTGGTGAACGGACGCATCCACGAGGACACCACGCTGGTCGAGTCGTCCAGCGGCTCCACGGCCGTCTCCGAGGCGTACTTCGCGCGGATGCTGGGACTGCCCTTCGTGACCGTCGTCCCCCGGTCGACGAGCCAGGAGAAGATCGACCTCATCGAGTTCTACGGCGGACGCTGCCACTTCGTCGACCGCGCGGAGGACATGTCGCCCGAGGCCCAGCGCCTCGCGTCCGACTGCCACGGCCACTACCTCGACCAGTTCACGTTCGCCGAACGCGCGACCGACTGGCGCGGCAACAACAACATCGCCGAGAGCGTGTTCAGCCAGCTCGCCCAGGAGCGGCATCCGATCCCGCGCTGGATCGTCGTCGGCGCGGGCACGGGCGGCACGAGTGCGACCTTCGGCCGCTACGTGAAGTACCGGCGCCACGAGACGCAGATCGCCGTGGTCGACCCGGAGGGCTCCGCCTTCTACGACGGCTGGAAGGGCACACCGGACGCTCCGGCCGGACGCCCGAGCCGCATCGAGGGCATCGGCCGACCGCGCGTGGAGGCGTCTTTCGTGCCGAGCGTGATCGATGAGATGATCCAGGTGCCGGATGCCGGCTCCATCGCCGCGATCCGCCTGCTGCGCGAGCGCACGCTGCACTGGGCAGGCGGCTCGACCGGAACCAACCTGTACGGCGCGTTCCAGCTGATCGCGCAGATGCGGGCGGCCGGAGAGACCGGCAGCGTCGTGACCCTCATCTGCGACAGCGGCATCCGCTATACGGGCACGTACTACTCCGACGAGTGGGTCGCCGGCCAGGGCTGGGACCTCGCCCCGCACCGCGCACGCCTCGACACGTTCCTGGAGTCCGGCGTCTGGGTCGAGTAG
- a CDS encoding glycine cleavage system protein R, whose protein sequence is MTTLILTVAGADRPGLVAAVADVVDAHGGNWENSSLAELAGTFAGVIEVSVPAERSDELQSALRGLQGQGLLTLAVLTGSADAAGDEDQLLEIQVLGNDRPGIVREISGVLNAHALSIEELATETRDAAMAGGRLFEASVTARVPASVDLDALRDDLERLAAEIQVDITLG, encoded by the coding sequence ATGACTACTCTGATCCTCACCGTCGCCGGCGCCGACCGCCCCGGCCTGGTCGCAGCCGTCGCCGATGTCGTCGACGCGCACGGTGGAAACTGGGAGAACAGCTCGCTGGCCGAGCTCGCCGGCACCTTCGCCGGCGTGATCGAGGTCTCGGTCCCGGCCGAACGCTCCGACGAGCTGCAGTCGGCCCTGCGGGGCCTGCAGGGACAAGGCCTCCTGACGCTCGCGGTGCTCACCGGTAGCGCCGACGCCGCAGGCGACGAGGACCAGCTGCTCGAGATCCAGGTACTCGGCAACGACCGCCCCGGAATCGTGCGCGAGATCTCCGGCGTGCTGAACGCCCACGCCCTGAGCATCGAGGAGCTGGCGACCGAGACCCGCGATGCCGCGATGGCCGGCGGGCGCCTGTTCGAGGCATCCGTCACCGCCCGTGTGCCGGCATCGGTCGACCTCGACGCACTGCGCGACGACCTCGAGCGCCTGGCCGCCGAGATCCAGGTCGACATCACGCTCGGCTGA
- a CDS encoding ABC transporter substrate-binding protein produces MKHKILTTAAGFGTVAVLALTGCSAGSGPSADGTVTLQMVESLTNPARTELIRGLLDEFEKDNPKIKVNLVSPPTEQADQKIQQMLQSGKGVDLLEVRDITVGPFANNGWLYDLGPDLEKWDGWDALTDNAQSASVAADGKSYFVPYGFYGLSLFYRTDLVADAGFDGPPHSWKDLLEQASAIQDPSNNIYGYAFRGGANANSNVVAAIEAYTIDGLDVDDAFLMEDGSTIFAAPEAQDAVDDYFDLFKEASPPSAVSWGYPEMVAGFTNGTTAFLLQDPEVIATVQDSSLTEDQWDTAPLLVGPSGKAAQPLAVAGWGVAEKSENKDAAVKLVEFLSSAEPATEFAQANSLVPIIASAADDDFYSTGPWTSYVTMTEDPETYVNVRQPRGVSWWTEWIQKSDQDVQNVLLGNMSTSDLLSSWDTFWTEKYAAEKG; encoded by the coding sequence GTGAAGCACAAGATCTTGACGACCGCCGCGGGGTTCGGCACCGTCGCCGTCCTCGCGCTCACCGGCTGCTCGGCAGGAAGCGGTCCGTCCGCGGACGGCACCGTCACCCTGCAGATGGTCGAGAGCCTGACCAACCCCGCCCGCACGGAGCTCATCCGCGGCCTGCTCGACGAGTTCGAGAAGGACAACCCGAAGATCAAGGTCAACCTGGTCTCGCCGCCCACCGAGCAGGCGGATCAGAAGATCCAGCAGATGCTGCAGTCCGGCAAGGGCGTCGATCTCCTCGAGGTCCGCGACATCACGGTCGGTCCGTTCGCGAACAACGGCTGGCTCTACGACCTCGGTCCCGACCTCGAGAAGTGGGACGGCTGGGATGCCCTGACCGACAACGCGCAGTCCGCCTCGGTGGCCGCCGACGGCAAGAGCTACTTCGTCCCCTACGGCTTCTACGGCCTGTCGCTGTTCTACCGCACCGACCTCGTCGCCGACGCGGGCTTCGACGGCCCTCCGCACAGCTGGAAGGACCTGCTCGAGCAGGCCAGCGCCATCCAGGACCCCTCGAACAACATCTACGGCTACGCGTTCCGCGGTGGCGCGAACGCCAACAGCAACGTGGTCGCCGCGATCGAGGCGTACACGATCGACGGGCTCGATGTCGACGACGCGTTCCTGATGGAGGACGGCTCGACGATCTTCGCCGCCCCCGAGGCACAGGACGCCGTCGACGACTACTTCGACCTGTTCAAGGAAGCCTCGCCGCCCTCGGCCGTGTCGTGGGGCTACCCCGAGATGGTCGCCGGATTCACGAACGGCACCACGGCGTTCCTGCTGCAGGACCCCGAGGTCATCGCGACCGTGCAGGACTCCTCGCTCACCGAGGACCAGTGGGACACCGCTCCGCTGCTCGTCGGCCCTTCGGGCAAGGCCGCGCAGCCGCTGGCCGTCGCCGGGTGGGGTGTCGCCGAGAAGAGCGAGAACAAGGACGCGGCCGTCAAGCTGGTCGAGTTCCTGTCCTCCGCCGAGCCGGCGACCGAGTTCGCCCAGGCGAACAGTCTGGTGCCGATCATCGCCTCCGCCGCAGATGACGACTTCTACTCGACCGGCCCGTGGACGAGCTACGTCACCATGACGGAGGACCCGGAGACGTACGTCAACGTGCGTCAGCCGCGCGGGGTCAGCTGGTGGACCGAGTGGATCCAGAAGTCCGACCAGGACGTGCAGAACGTGCTGCTGGGCAACATGTCGACCAGCGACCTGCTCTCCTCGTGGGACACCTTCTGGACCGAGAAGTACGCCGCGGAGAAGGGGTGA
- a CDS encoding aminotransferase class V-fold PLP-dependent enzyme, translated as MPVSPFPAPLTLHSGVRARDAWPLDPGVIHLNHGSFGAVPTAVVTHQDALRRQADLSPVEWFPRIGERVREARERTAPFVGAHADDSAFVPNASAAATVVYNALQLDRDDEILVTDQGYGAITMGAQRLARRFGASVRTVELPLLASDDEVVQHFADALTPRTRLIVVDQITSPTARLLPTRRIAELAAAHGVRTLVDGAHAPGLIADAAAVAGGDWWFGNLHKWPCAPRGSALLVTNAADRDELWPLIDSWAANEQYPVRFDTQGTIDATTYLSTPVAIDYIESEYGWANARTAMAERADAGAEIIAEALRPYGDEDPLTPLPSPVPSMRLVRLPLGLGASREEADELRMQLLDETGVETAFTSFRGVGYFRLSAHLYTEASDFEAFVDRCVPQILQRAGIRPAASLVIP; from the coding sequence ATGCCCGTCTCCCCCTTCCCCGCTCCGCTCACGCTGCACTCCGGCGTCAGGGCGCGGGATGCGTGGCCGCTGGATCCCGGTGTGATCCACCTCAACCACGGGTCGTTCGGCGCGGTGCCCACCGCCGTCGTCACCCATCAGGACGCTCTGCGTCGCCAGGCCGACCTCAGCCCCGTCGAGTGGTTCCCCCGCATCGGCGAACGCGTCCGCGAGGCACGAGAGCGCACGGCTCCCTTCGTCGGCGCGCATGCCGACGACAGCGCCTTCGTGCCGAACGCCTCGGCCGCCGCGACCGTGGTCTACAACGCGCTGCAGCTCGATCGCGACGACGAGATCCTGGTGACCGACCAGGGCTACGGCGCGATCACGATGGGCGCGCAGCGTCTCGCCCGCCGTTTCGGCGCGAGCGTGCGCACGGTCGAGCTTCCGCTGCTCGCCTCCGACGACGAGGTCGTGCAGCACTTCGCCGACGCCCTCACTCCGCGCACGCGCCTGATCGTGGTCGACCAGATCACCTCCCCCACGGCCCGGCTGCTGCCCACCCGCCGCATCGCCGAACTCGCCGCCGCCCACGGCGTGCGCACGCTCGTCGACGGCGCGCACGCCCCCGGCCTCATCGCCGACGCGGCTGCGGTCGCCGGCGGCGACTGGTGGTTCGGCAACCTGCACAAGTGGCCGTGCGCCCCGCGGGGGTCGGCGCTGCTCGTCACGAACGCCGCCGACCGCGACGAGCTGTGGCCGCTGATCGACTCCTGGGCGGCCAACGAGCAGTACCCCGTCCGTTTCGACACCCAGGGCACGATCGACGCGACGACGTATCTGAGCACGCCCGTGGCGATCGACTACATCGAGAGCGAATACGGCTGGGCGAACGCCCGCACAGCGATGGCGGAGCGGGCGGATGCCGGTGCCGAGATCATCGCGGAGGCGCTGCGCCCCTACGGCGACGAGGACCCGCTGACCCCGCTGCCCTCCCCTGTGCCTTCCATGCGCCTCGTGCGGCTGCCGCTCGGACTCGGCGCCTCCCGCGAAGAGGCCGACGAGCTGCGTATGCAGCTGCTCGACGAGACCGGGGTCGAGACGGCGTTCACGAGCTTCCGCGGCGTCGGCTACTTCCGCCTGTCGGCGCACCTGTACACCGAGGCCTCCGACTTCGAGGCCTTCGTGGACCGCTGCGTCCCGCAGATCCTGCAGCGCGCGGGCATCCGCCCTGCTGCATCCCTCGTCATCCCCTGA
- a CDS encoding carbohydrate ABC transporter permease: protein MASALREGGSVGTAGGAPRGPRRRPFRGRHALTLLAFLAPAIVFVCWFTYWPMLQGARMAFHDWNLWDLTSTPFVGFDNFVAVFQDPAFPVVAWNSILWVVGSLVPQLVIGFLIALALRKRFRFRGLYQALVFFPWAVSGFLIGMLFRWMFNAEFGVVNDLLMKAGLIDAPLPWLADPKLAMFAVIVANIWYGVTFFAIMILAALQSVPDEMLEAASLDGAGKARQLFSIIIPYISVTLLLTVLLRVIWIFNFPDIIYAMTNGGPANQTHIITTWMINYTQQGNYGIASAIGLIVVAFLFVFCAFYLMAMRKAQR from the coding sequence GTGGCATCCGCACTTCGTGAAGGGGGCTCCGTCGGCACCGCCGGCGGAGCCCCCCGCGGCCCGCGGCGCCGGCCGTTCCGCGGACGCCACGCTCTGACGCTCCTGGCCTTCCTGGCCCCGGCGATCGTGTTCGTCTGCTGGTTCACGTACTGGCCGATGCTGCAGGGCGCCCGCATGGCGTTCCACGACTGGAACCTGTGGGACCTCACGTCGACGCCGTTCGTGGGCTTCGACAACTTCGTGGCCGTGTTCCAGGACCCGGCCTTCCCGGTCGTGGCGTGGAACTCGATCCTCTGGGTGGTCGGCTCGCTCGTGCCGCAGCTCGTGATCGGGTTCCTGATCGCGCTCGCTCTGCGCAAGCGGTTCCGCTTCCGCGGGCTCTACCAGGCGCTCGTGTTCTTCCCGTGGGCGGTGTCCGGCTTCCTGATCGGGATGCTGTTCCGCTGGATGTTCAACGCCGAGTTCGGGGTGGTCAACGACCTGCTCATGAAGGCCGGGCTGATCGACGCACCGCTGCCCTGGCTGGCGGACCCGAAACTCGCGATGTTCGCGGTGATCGTCGCGAACATCTGGTACGGCGTGACCTTCTTCGCGATCATGATCCTCGCGGCGCTGCAGTCCGTCCCGGACGAGATGCTGGAGGCCGCGAGCCTCGACGGCGCCGGCAAGGCCCGTCAGCTGTTCTCGATCATCATCCCGTACATCTCGGTGACGCTCCTGCTCACGGTGCTGCTGCGCGTGATCTGGATCTTCAACTTCCCCGACATCATCTACGCGATGACCAATGGCGGACCGGCCAACCAGACCCACATCATCACCACGTGGATGATCAACTACACCCAGCAGGGCAACTACGGCATCGCGAGCGCGATCGGCCTCATCGTGGTCGCATTCCTGTTCGTGTTCTGCGCCTTCTACCTGATGGCGATGCGGAAGGCTCAGCGATGA
- a CDS encoding FadR/GntR family transcriptional regulator — protein MSALDTALHGLRALIADGALRPGDRLPSEGELCERLGVSRGSLREAIRMLAALGVLDTRHGSGSYVSELRAADLIGSLSLTVGLLPMAGVLELTELRRVLEPHAAALAAARMDSETIERLDGILSEIEASDDFEDHSRLDHDFHMTISRVAGNEALTSLIDVLRSRSRAYRIPDAHDAAELKLHSDAGHRAILRGLAAADPVAASAAASSHVAYTEYWVRQYTDVDD, from the coding sequence ATGAGCGCACTGGATACGGCGCTTCACGGATTGCGCGCACTGATCGCCGACGGCGCGCTGCGCCCGGGCGACCGCTTGCCGAGCGAGGGCGAGCTCTGCGAACGGCTCGGCGTCTCGCGTGGATCCCTTCGCGAGGCGATCCGGATGCTCGCGGCACTCGGTGTTCTCGACACCCGCCACGGCTCCGGGAGCTACGTCAGCGAACTGCGCGCCGCGGATCTGATCGGCAGCCTCTCGCTCACGGTCGGACTGCTGCCCATGGCCGGCGTGCTGGAACTCACCGAGCTGCGTCGGGTGCTCGAGCCGCATGCCGCCGCGCTCGCCGCCGCCCGCATGGACTCCGAGACCATCGAGCGCCTCGACGGCATCCTCAGCGAGATCGAAGCGAGCGACGACTTCGAGGATCACTCACGGCTCGACCACGACTTCCACATGACCATCTCGCGTGTCGCCGGCAACGAGGCGCTCACGAGCCTGATCGACGTGCTGCGCTCGCGGTCTCGGGCGTACCGGATCCCCGACGCGCACGACGCGGCCGAGCTCAAGCTGCATTCGGATGCCGGACACCGGGCCATCCTGCGCGGACTCGCCGCCGCTGACCCCGTTGCCGCGAGCGCTGCGGCCTCCTCGCACGTGGCGTACACCGAGTACTGGGTGCGTCAGTACACCGACGTCGATGACTGA